From Chryseobacterium sp. H1D6B, a single genomic window includes:
- a CDS encoding translocation/assembly module TamB: protein MAKLENNNENENKKSVAENLGDQVQKTVENVEGKVKETVKEASELASDAIHHPVETAEEFGKQAVKDVTSYSWWAKLLLILFWIGFSLAAVVLIAVNLPVTKQWAADQALQIVNKDFKADMTTESVEVDYFGDVTIKGLKIKDYKGFEFLKAREFRANSDWLALAAGAISGKSNSLSFNSLTLTNADVKVITYKGDSISNFIRFTKLFDNGKKRDPSKPPFQLNSRVEIIDSKVSIINQNSPGEPGKWLTASKFNLRAPNLKINGPNISAQINNFSFVTTRWGKSHFVDTFSTELSMTEDFLSLKDLTFNTDHSLLQGNIKFNLHKGSWADFADKVSWDMNLKQGSQLSGYDISYFVTNWDNFVPFNISGKMTGPLNKFHLENFLIRNPDVNIATQTMKVNNLLKGNFLIETNTLSADFTYKDLKAMMPAFISKKMKNFADDFGKLKFNGAARVDPHQVYIPNANLITGIGQAKITKFSLTDYSTALPKYVGYAEVKDLNTSVITKNKSVGLISGKFDINGQSFDVNTMKLTTKSQISSIEIMDKEINNLYLDGQLDHKKYNGLITVNDEQAKATVKGLIDFSTPRIAMDVNADVSYLNMNYFTNKPGNQIVSGQVVGKMAMTSINDLNLDVEANNINFATATQKYIIPNAKVKTFIEAGGRVISVDAPGAVNGKISGKYNLADLAGMVENGLGRILVGPPPRKLYRGQNFKMDFDVQQGLVSYFLPDLKIPQGAVVEGEYDGNSNNLILNLDAASLKYIMTKADEITDADKALAASNPAYKINDRENITRDSALVDSVMVRINTANLDQQLYAKVNKAVYNKNIIKDFVLSGRNENNTILHLATTFKHGSPEDELDDKLKAYAINVNQSTDANGDYVFKFEPTEVKFGNVTWAIDTSTELDHSITYRKKTSDFDIRNLRVYSDNSALFIKEATFKSAKDFYVDADIKDFAIEKLLDMQSGGNTMDLKGLANGSVKIRMDKSTLQPLVDVTVDDIMMNGNDMGDLTISATNSFSLNVYDIDIKVASAGVIGNNNLHVTGTVNNNTASPTIDLVAEMREFDVAFAQQFVRSVFGNLRGKATGDLKISGKLSDIDYSGDIAMKGFGLKLLFTGVDYSFDDTVIPLSRGLAILNNIEVHDGRSNSKGTISGAIQFETLSSMGVNLVMRADNLLMLNTAQKDFDLFWGRVYGQGDLYVDGPVSGLNLSTPNMKALNGSTFTFNSSSTSNVEEFKMLRFLKEGKDGLITLEEKKKSGANMNIDFVLDVDKGTTVNVLIGDDVGNIMVKGAADHLRFQMSRQGNIAMNGTYKVDNGTFVSKAILNKTFQIEKNSSIRWDGDAMKPALDITANYVRMVSNAGEYLNMGGLQPISILLQADITQSLVDPKVNLNVSALDVSSQIKETLAAKMSQEGEKVLQFGSILLLNSFNISNTGGVDVDVAGVAESSGYNMLLKQLGSVLNTMSNEFQIDLNYVKGDQYSNTGDRANAGVSFALSPRIKVKTGLGIPLTKTEGTESNYLSGEGSIEYDVSKKNDGSLILRGYSKPTNIGMGLGTAGTGTNGSANQAYGGGIVWSKSFNSLFKKKRKDKKQTEVKSEIKTDSVKTGHK, encoded by the coding sequence ATGGCAAAGTTAGAGAATAATAACGAGAATGAGAACAAAAAATCGGTAGCTGAAAACTTAGGAGATCAGGTACAGAAGACTGTTGAAAATGTCGAAGGGAAGGTGAAGGAAACAGTGAAAGAAGCGTCTGAGCTGGCATCAGATGCGATTCATCATCCCGTAGAAACTGCCGAAGAATTTGGAAAGCAGGCTGTAAAAGATGTGACCAGTTATTCCTGGTGGGCAAAACTTTTATTAATTCTTTTTTGGATAGGATTTTCTCTTGCTGCTGTTGTGTTAATAGCAGTCAATCTCCCTGTGACCAAACAGTGGGCTGCAGACCAGGCGCTACAGATTGTAAATAAAGACTTCAAAGCTGATATGACTACCGAAAGTGTCGAGGTAGATTATTTCGGAGACGTTACCATAAAAGGGCTTAAAATAAAAGATTATAAAGGTTTTGAATTTCTTAAAGCAAGAGAATTCCGTGCTAATTCAGACTGGCTGGCTCTTGCAGCAGGTGCTATTTCCGGAAAAAGCAATTCCTTGAGTTTTAATTCACTTACCCTTACCAATGCTGATGTAAAGGTGATTACGTATAAAGGTGACAGTATTTCGAATTTTATCCGCTTTACAAAACTGTTTGATAACGGCAAGAAAAGAGATCCCAGCAAACCTCCTTTCCAGCTGAATTCAAGAGTGGAAATTATAGATTCTAAGGTTTCTATTATCAATCAGAATTCGCCGGGAGAGCCTGGAAAATGGCTTACCGCTTCTAAATTTAATTTAAGGGCTCCGAATCTTAAGATAAACGGACCTAACATCTCCGCTCAGATCAATAACTTTTCCTTCGTTACAACAAGATGGGGGAAATCTCATTTTGTAGATACTTTTTCTACGGAACTTTCTATGACGGAAGATTTTTTATCACTAAAAGATTTAACGTTCAATACAGACCACAGCCTTCTTCAGGGAAATATAAAATTTAATCTTCATAAAGGATCTTGGGCAGACTTTGCAGACAAAGTAAGCTGGGATATGAATTTGAAGCAGGGAAGCCAGTTAAGCGGTTATGATATCAGTTATTTTGTTACCAACTGGGATAATTTTGTGCCATTTAATATTTCCGGGAAGATGACCGGACCGCTGAATAAGTTCCATTTAGAGAATTTCCTTATCAGAAATCCGGATGTGAATATTGCTACCCAGACCATGAAAGTGAATAATCTTTTAAAAGGTAATTTCTTAATTGAAACGAATACACTTTCTGCAGATTTCACCTATAAAGATCTTAAAGCAATGATGCCTGCATTCATTTCTAAAAAGATGAAAAATTTTGCAGATGATTTTGGAAAGTTAAAGTTTAACGGTGCGGCAAGAGTAGATCCTCATCAAGTATATATTCCCAATGCAAATTTAATCACAGGAATAGGACAGGCAAAAATTACCAAATTTTCTCTTACCGATTACAGCACTGCATTGCCGAAATATGTAGGATATGCTGAAGTAAAAGATCTCAATACTTCTGTGATCACTAAAAATAAATCAGTCGGTTTAATTTCTGGTAAGTTTGATATCAACGGCCAGAGTTTCGATGTAAATACAATGAAACTGACTACAAAATCTCAAATTTCAAGCATTGAGATCATGGATAAAGAAATTAATAACCTTTATCTGGACGGGCAGCTGGATCATAAAAAATACAATGGGCTTATTACTGTAAATGATGAGCAGGCAAAAGCGACTGTAAAAGGACTTATAGATTTCAGTACGCCGAGGATTGCAATGGATGTGAATGCTGATGTGAGTTATTTAAATATGAATTATTTCACCAATAAACCTGGAAACCAAATTGTAAGCGGTCAGGTTGTTGGTAAAATGGCAATGACCTCTATTAATGACTTAAATTTAGATGTTGAAGCTAATAATATCAATTTTGCTACTGCGACTCAAAAATATATTATTCCAAATGCTAAAGTAAAAACTTTTATAGAAGCTGGAGGCCGTGTTATTTCTGTTGATGCTCCCGGAGCAGTTAATGGGAAGATTTCCGGAAAATATAATCTGGCAGATCTGGCCGGAATGGTTGAGAACGGGTTAGGAAGAATTTTAGTAGGCCCGCCCCCAAGAAAGCTGTACAGAGGACAGAATTTCAAAATGGATTTTGATGTGCAGCAGGGATTGGTGAGTTATTTTCTTCCTGATCTGAAAATCCCTCAAGGAGCAGTAGTGGAAGGGGAATATGACGGAAATTCAAATAATTTAATTCTGAATCTTGACGCAGCATCATTAAAGTATATAATGACCAAAGCAGATGAAATTACAGATGCTGATAAAGCATTGGCCGCTTCTAATCCTGCTTATAAAATTAATGACAGAGAAAACATCACCAGAGACAGTGCTTTAGTGGATAGTGTGATGGTAAGAATAAATACGGCTAATCTTGACCAGCAGCTGTATGCTAAAGTAAACAAGGCGGTATACAATAAAAATATTATCAAAGATTTTGTGCTCAGCGGCAGAAATGAAAATAATACAATTCTTCATTTAGCAACAACCTTCAAACACGGAAGCCCGGAAGACGAATTAGATGACAAGCTGAAAGCATATGCCATTAATGTTAATCAGTCAACGGATGCAAACGGCGACTATGTTTTTAAGTTTGAACCTACAGAAGTCAAGTTTGGAAATGTCACTTGGGCGATTGATACAAGTACGGAACTGGACCATTCAATTACTTACAGGAAGAAAACAAGTGATTTTGATATTAGAAATTTAAGGGTTTATTCTGATAACAGTGCTTTATTCATTAAAGAAGCCACCTTCAAATCTGCAAAAGACTTCTATGTAGATGCAGATATCAAAGACTTTGCTATAGAAAAACTTCTGGACATGCAGTCCGGAGGAAACACGATGGACCTCAAAGGTCTGGCCAATGGGAGTGTGAAAATAAGAATGGACAAAAGCACCCTGCAGCCTTTAGTTGACGTAACGGTTGATGATATTATGATGAATGGAAATGATATGGGAGACCTTACCATTTCAGCTACCAACAGTTTTTCATTAAATGTATATGATATAGATATAAAAGTGGCCTCTGCAGGAGTGATAGGTAATAATAATTTACATGTAACGGGAACAGTTAATAATAATACCGCGTCGCCTACTATTGATCTTGTTGCAGAAATGCGTGAATTTGATGTGGCTTTTGCCCAGCAGTTTGTACGGTCTGTTTTTGGAAACTTAAGAGGAAAAGCGACCGGCGATCTTAAAATCAGCGGAAAATTAAGTGATATTGATTACAGCGGAGATATTGCAATGAAAGGCTTTGGATTAAAGCTTTTATTCACCGGAGTAGATTATTCATTTGATGATACAGTGATTCCTTTATCAAGAGGTCTTGCGATTCTTAATAATATTGAGGTTCATGACGGAAGATCCAATTCAAAAGGAACGATCTCTGGTGCGATTCAGTTTGAAACGCTTTCTTCAATGGGGGTCAACCTTGTAATGAGAGCTGATAACTTATTAATGCTGAATACTGCACAAAAGGATTTTGACCTTTTTTGGGGAAGGGTTTACGGGCAGGGTGATTTGTATGTGGACGGACCTGTTTCCGGTCTTAATTTATCCACTCCGAACATGAAAGCGCTTAATGGAAGTACCTTTACATTCAATTCCAGTTCTACTTCTAATGTAGAAGAATTTAAGATGCTGAGGTTCTTGAAGGAGGGTAAAGACGGGTTGATAACCTTAGAAGAAAAGAAAAAATCCGGTGCTAATATGAATATTGATTTTGTGTTGGATGTAGATAAAGGAACAACTGTAAACGTACTTATTGGTGATGATGTAGGGAATATTATGGTGAAAGGGGCTGCGGATCATTTAAGATTCCAGATGAGCAGACAAGGGAATATCGCAATGAATGGGACTTATAAAGTAGATAACGGAACATTTGTTTCTAAAGCTATTCTTAATAAAACCTTCCAGATAGAAAAGAACAGCAGTATCCGCTGGGACGGTGATGCTATGAAGCCTGCACTGGATATTACAGCCAATTATGTAAGAATGGTTTCTAATGCCGGAGAATATCTTAATATGGGCGGTCTTCAGCCGATCAGTATACTCCTTCAGGCGGATATCACTCAGTCTCTTGTTGATCCTAAAGTAAATTTGAATGTTTCAGCACTAGATGTTTCCAGCCAGATAAAAGAAACCTTAGCGGCGAAAATGAGCCAGGAAGGAGAGAAAGTACTTCAGTTCGGTTCTATTCTACTGTTAAATAGTTTTAACATTTCCAACACGGGAGGAGTGGATGTTGATGTGGCAGGAGTAGCAGAATCTTCAGGGTATAATATGCTTTTAAAACAATTGGGTTCTGTTCTTAATACCATGAGTAATGAATTCCAGATTGACTTAAATTATGTAAAAGGAGACCAGTATTCAAATACGGGTGACAGGGCTAATGCAGGGGTGAGTTTTGCCCTTTCTCCAAGGATTAAGGTAAAGACCGGTCTGGGGATTCCTTTAACTAAAACTGAAGGAACGGAAAGCAACTATCTTTCTGGTGAAGGATCTATTGAATATGATGTTTCCAAGAAGAATGACGGAAGTCTGATCTTAAGAGGATATTCCAAACCTACCAATATCGGGATGGGTCTCGGAACTGCCGGTACAGGGACGAATGGTTCCGCAAATCAGGCGTATGGAGGAGGTATTGTGTGGAGTAAAAGCTTCAATTCTTTGTTTAAAAAGAAGAGAAAAGATAAAAAACAGACAGAAGTGAAAAGTGAAATAAAAACAGATTCTGTAAAAACAGGGCATAAATAA
- a CDS encoding AsnC family transcriptional regulator: protein MNYQLDEIDKKILDFLVENTRMPFTEIAKQMDVSAGTIHVRVKKMEDAGIILGSSLNIDYGKLDYHFTAFIGVLLTKSNRTQEVLKELTTIPNVIEASVISGKYNIFCKVRAKNTDDAKRIIYQIDDIQDVMRTESMISMEEFLSDKNRLINAISI, encoded by the coding sequence ATGAACTATCAACTAGACGAAATAGACAAAAAGATTCTTGATTTCTTAGTAGAAAATACAAGAATGCCTTTTACAGAGATTGCTAAGCAGATGGATGTTTCTGCAGGAACAATTCACGTAAGAGTGAAAAAAATGGAGGATGCAGGTATTATTTTGGGGTCATCCCTTAATATCGATTATGGTAAGTTGGATTATCATTTTACAGCATTTATTGGAGTCCTTTTAACTAAATCAAACCGTACTCAAGAGGTTTTGAAAGAGCTAACAACTATTCCTAACGTAATCGAAGCCAGCGTTATTTCCGGAAAATATAACATTTTCTGTAAAGTAAGAGCTAAGAATACAGATGATGCTAAAAGAATTATCTACCAAATAGACGACATTCAGGACGTAATGAGAACTGAAAGTATGATCTCTATGGAAGAATTCTTAAGTGATAAAAATAGATTGATTAACGCGATCTCTATATAA